The Limnospira fusiformis SAG 85.79 genomic interval AGAGTTGGAATTAACCGTCGATGAAGTATTGACAGCGAGTGGCATTCGCGAGTTATAATATAGAAAATCATATCATACCCGCCCCGCATTAGATTCTTCCAAGAACCCCAAAATAATGCGGTTTTCAGGAATGCCTTTTTCAATCAAATCTTGAGTAATTCCCGCTTCCATCCCATCATATTCAATCACAACTTTTCCTTCACGCAAAACAATATAGATGAGATTTACTCGGACTCGTCTACCTCGATCCCAACCCACTTGCATCAGTGCATAATGTTCTTGTTTATCATCAAATACCGTATCCAATCGAATCTCGCCATGAGATGGACGCAGTTGTGCATATTCACAGATAACTTGTTTGACAATTTCGCGATCGTGAGTTATGGTATCCATTGTTTAACCTCCGCTTTTTTCGCATCAACCACTAAGAGATTTAAAGGCAGTTTGTTTTCCCGGAGCGATCGCATTTTTTCCCCCACTTTCCCAGAGTTGGAATTAACCGTCGATCAAGTATTGACAGCGAGTGGCATTCGCGAGTTATAATAGATCGAATAATGCCACCCACTATAGCTATAC includes:
- a CDS encoding XisI protein → MDTITHDREIVKQVICEYAQLRPSHGEIRLDTVFDDKQEHYALMQVGWDRGRRVRVNLIYIVLREGKVVIEYDGMEAGITQDLIEKGIPENRIILGFLEESNAGRV